The Pirellulales bacterium genome has a window encoding:
- a CDS encoding DUF1559 domain-containing protein → MRVLFSTAAMAMLALTAGAAVGQDKFDATVRAKIVAPLIDEQTVAVAHLDLTRVAVDPLVDQAASLRLVSTEEAAAIKVAVGGLRQRLIDAGVKDVYAFFTLSGGLRQARPFAAIPLDTSSDEKAIRGIVGIVAATERRGDLLLIAPDRETLTRLAGIVLDPRPELAPALEAAGDTAAQVLLLPPKHYRRVLEEAIGELPKEIGGGPINVFTRGVLWAAAGIDPPPHAAVRLTIQSEDSQAAEALRSKLGDMLHLAGENGGTRKVVPNYDEVAALMLPRLDGKRLLLVWDEKNRGIDTVLASLARPIESLERKSAMVRSSNNLKQIALAMHNYHSAHKHFPLPASLSPQATPLLSWRVAILPYLDENPLYQQFHLDEAWDSPHNRALIDKMPEIYRLPVSKNKEPGRTNYLLPVGNGAVFTADKPTEFKDITDGTSNTLMVIESDDDHAAIWTKPDDWQFDPQQPTQGLGRFYSGGFYAALCDGSVRLVPGTLDSKTLKALVTRAGGEVIESF, encoded by the coding sequence ATGAGAGTCCTTTTCAGCACCGCGGCAATGGCCATGTTGGCACTCACTGCCGGCGCCGCCGTCGGCCAGGACAAGTTCGACGCGACCGTCCGCGCGAAAATCGTCGCGCCGCTCATCGACGAGCAGACGGTCGCCGTGGCCCATCTCGATCTCACGCGAGTTGCCGTCGATCCGCTCGTCGATCAGGCCGCTTCGCTGCGGCTTGTCAGCACGGAAGAAGCCGCGGCCATCAAAGTCGCTGTCGGCGGGCTCCGACAGCGATTGATCGACGCTGGCGTGAAGGATGTCTACGCGTTTTTCACTCTTTCCGGCGGCCTGCGCCAGGCAAGGCCGTTTGCCGCGATCCCACTCGACACTTCCAGCGACGAGAAGGCGATTCGCGGAATCGTCGGCATCGTCGCCGCAACCGAACGGCGGGGGGACTTGCTCCTGATTGCACCCGATCGGGAGACATTGACGCGACTAGCCGGAATAGTACTGGATCCACGCCCCGAGCTGGCGCCGGCCTTGGAAGCCGCGGGCGACACGGCGGCCCAGGTGCTGTTGTTGCCCCCGAAGCATTATCGCCGCGTGCTGGAAGAGGCCATCGGCGAATTGCCCAAGGAAATCGGTGGCGGGCCGATTAACGTGTTCACGCGCGGCGTGCTGTGGGCCGCCGCCGGGATCGATCCGCCTCCGCATGCCGCCGTGCGGCTAACAATCCAATCCGAGGATTCCCAGGCAGCCGAGGCTTTACGGAGCAAGCTGGGCGATATGCTCCACTTGGCCGGCGAGAACGGAGGCACGCGAAAGGTCGTCCCCAATTATGACGAGGTGGCCGCGTTGATGCTGCCGCGACTGGACGGCAAACGGCTATTGTTGGTTTGGGACGAGAAGAATCGCGGCATCGACACAGTCCTGGCCTCTCTTGCGCGGCCCATCGAGTCGCTCGAGCGCAAGAGCGCGATGGTGCGGTCGTCGAACAACCTCAAACAGATTGCGCTAGCGATGCACAATTATCACTCGGCGCACAAGCATTTTCCGTTGCCCGCCAGCCTTAGCCCTCAAGCTACGCCGCTTTTGAGTTGGCGGGTCGCGATTCTGCCTTATCTCGACGAGAATCCGCTCTATCAGCAGTTTCACCTCGACGAAGCCTGGGACAGTCCGCACAATCGGGCCTTGATCGACAAGATGCCGGAGATCTACCGCCTGCCGGTCTCCAAGAATAAGGAGCCCGGCCGGACGAACTATCTTTTGCCAGTCGGCAACGGCGCGGTGTTCACAGCCGACAAACCGACCGAGTTCAAGGACATAACCGACGGGACCTCCAATACGCTCATGGTCATCGAATCAGACGACGACCACGCCGCGATCTGGACCAAGCCCGACGATTGGCAGTTTGATCCGCAGCAGCCAACCCAGGGGCTTGGCCGCTTCTATAGCGGCGGCTTCTACGCGGCGCTCTGCGACGGCTCGGTCCGTCTCGTGCCGGGCACGCTCGATTCAAAGACTTTGAAGGCCCTCGTCACGCGAGCCGGCGGCGAGGTGATCGAAAGTTTCTAG
- a CDS encoding multiheme c-type cytochrome, whose protein sequence is MCTIKKSAAAAAALMAALVVSAGCPREEGTAAKPKKPSPDAVAGAVTSTSIEALPSKTAEKLPAENRRGLSPFVERAPSPDGREQKGTVPLSSDDSRIGSNPAIPESSKNSASDREKADQAASRNETKPPSAVDANHGDSTSHLAPDPDDPLLQDWPMPAAVIVATGMQMGYIEPCGCSGKENQKGGLSRRHSYLKKLAASGMTVVPVDVGEQVRRFGNQSEIKFQATADALKTMKYGAVALGTDDLRLPVQSLLAAVSDSPDSPGPFVSANAALISFDQTYIPRLRIVPAGKLKLGVTAVIGDSAQRAISNDDIKFKPASDAIREILPEMQKAHCDRLILLAHATKDESIALAKAFPQFDFVISSGGAPEPPREPIVVEGTKTRLVEVGQKGEYANVIGLFDDSREPARFRVVPLAARLGESDEMHQLMASYQDQLKQVELSGLGLVPTPHPSGRQFVGSKVCGDCHTKAYAVWKETPHAKAFDTLANLKPSRQYDPECLSCHVTGWEPQKFYPFLGGYTSLEKTPLLAHNGCENCHGPGSAHVAAESGDAKLTDKDVADRRAAMRAVKSADTCIQCHDDDNSIKFDFKTYWPKVEHHGKD, encoded by the coding sequence ATGTGCACAATCAAGAAATCGGCGGCAGCGGCGGCAGCGCTGATGGCTGCGCTAGTCGTCTCGGCGGGTTGTCCGCGCGAAGAGGGGACCGCCGCAAAGCCTAAGAAGCCGTCTCCTGACGCTGTCGCCGGCGCCGTCACCTCGACTTCCATTGAAGCGCTGCCCAGCAAAACCGCCGAAAAGCTGCCCGCCGAGAACCGCCGGGGACTGTCCCCTTTTGTGGAGCGGGCACCATCGCCAGATGGTCGGGAACAAAAGGGGACTGTCCCCCTCTCCTCGGACGATTCTCGGATCGGCTCTAATCCGGCAATCCCGGAATCGTCGAAGAACTCTGCCAGCGATCGTGAGAAGGCCGACCAAGCTGCATCCCGCAATGAAACAAAACCGCCATCAGCAGTGGACGCGAACCACGGCGACTCTACTTCTCATCTGGCCCCAGATCCTGACGACCCGCTCCTTCAGGACTGGCCGATGCCCGCGGCCGTCATTGTGGCTACCGGCATGCAAATGGGTTATATCGAGCCGTGCGGCTGCTCCGGCAAGGAGAATCAGAAAGGGGGCCTGAGCCGGCGGCATAGCTACCTCAAGAAGCTCGCCGCTAGTGGCATGACCGTCGTGCCGGTCGATGTGGGTGAGCAGGTTCGCCGCTTCGGCAATCAGTCGGAGATCAAGTTTCAGGCCACGGCCGATGCACTGAAGACGATGAAATATGGAGCGGTGGCGCTGGGCACCGACGATCTGCGGCTCCCGGTTCAATCGCTGTTGGCCGCAGTCAGCGATTCGCCGGACAGTCCCGGCCCCTTTGTCTCGGCCAATGCCGCGCTAATCAGCTTCGATCAGACCTACATCCCGCGGCTGCGAATCGTTCCAGCGGGCAAGCTGAAGCTCGGCGTAACCGCGGTCATCGGCGACTCGGCCCAGCGGGCGATCAGCAATGACGACATCAAATTCAAGCCGGCGTCCGATGCGATCAGGGAAATCCTCCCCGAAATGCAAAAGGCGCATTGTGATCGGCTGATTCTGCTGGCTCACGCGACCAAGGACGAGTCGATCGCGCTGGCCAAAGCCTTCCCGCAATTCGATTTCGTAATCAGCTCCGGCGGCGCGCCGGAACCGCCGCGCGAGCCGATCGTCGTCGAGGGAACCAAGACCCGGCTGGTCGAGGTGGGGCAAAAGGGAGAGTATGCCAACGTGATCGGCTTGTTCGACGATTCGCGGGAGCCGGCGCGTTTTCGCGTCGTGCCGCTGGCCGCGCGGCTAGGCGAATCGGACGAAATGCACCAGTTGATGGCCTCCTATCAGGACCAATTGAAGCAGGTCGAGCTTTCGGGGCTGGGGCTGGTGCCGACTCCGCATCCGAGCGGGAGGCAGTTTGTTGGCTCCAAGGTCTGCGGCGATTGCCACACCAAGGCGTATGCCGTGTGGAAGGAAACGCCGCACGCCAAAGCGTTCGACACCCTTGCCAATCTCAAACCGTCGCGACAATATGATCCGGAGTGCTTAAGCTGCCACGTCACCGGTTGGGAGCCGCAAAAGTTCTATCCGTTCCTAGGGGGTTACACTAGCCTGGAGAAGACGCCGCTGTTGGCCCATAATGGCTGCGAGAACTGCCACGGACCCGGCTCCGCCCATGTGGCCGCGGAATCGGGCGACGCAAAGCTGACTGACAAGGATGTCGCTGATCGCCGAGCCGCCATGCGGGCGGTCAAGTCGGCCGACACCTGCATCCAGTGCCACGACGACGACAACAGTATCAAATTCGATTTCAAAACGTACTGGCCGAAGGTCGAACACCACGGAAAAGATTAG
- the argC gene encoding N-acetyl-gamma-glutamyl-phosphate reductase yields MTRVAIMGATGYTALELIKLLLRHPEVEITTLTSRQEGSPHVASVHPSLAGRLDLQLEDLGAIAVASRADCVFSCLPHGVSATVAPHLLAAGKKLIDFSADYRLDDAATYQEWYGQKHADPERVGTVVYGLPELFREQIVGASIVANPGCYPTSAILALTPLLKAGLIEPHDIIIDSKSGVSGAGRTPKLTTHFPECNESISAYNVGRHRHTPEIEQIIRRGSGQEVSVIFTPHLVPMDRGILTTTYSRPIGNVTEEQLLKAFRGFYADQPFVRIVDHLPGSKDTTDTNFCDITARVVRGRVLTISCLDNLIKGASGAAVQNFNLMYGYPETTALL; encoded by the coding sequence ATGACTCGCGTCGCGATCATGGGGGCCACGGGATACACCGCCCTGGAACTCATCAAGCTGCTGCTGCGGCATCCCGAGGTCGAAATCACCACCCTGACCAGCCGCCAGGAGGGAAGCCCGCACGTCGCGTCGGTACATCCTTCGCTGGCGGGCCGGCTCGATCTCCAGCTCGAAGACTTGGGTGCGATCGCCGTCGCATCGCGAGCCGACTGCGTCTTCAGTTGCCTGCCACACGGCGTTTCCGCAACCGTGGCCCCGCATCTCTTGGCGGCCGGGAAGAAGCTGATCGACTTCAGCGCCGATTATCGCCTCGACGACGCGGCCACCTATCAGGAATGGTACGGCCAGAAACATGCCGATCCCGAGCGCGTGGGAACGGTCGTGTACGGCCTGCCGGAGTTGTTTCGCGAGCAGATCGTCGGGGCCAGCATCGTGGCGAATCCCGGTTGTTACCCGACGTCGGCCATCCTGGCTCTCACTCCCCTATTGAAAGCGGGGCTAATCGAGCCGCACGACATCATCATCGACTCGAAAAGCGGCGTGAGCGGCGCGGGGCGCACACCGAAGCTCACCACCCATTTTCCCGAGTGCAACGAAAGCATTTCAGCCTACAACGTCGGCCGGCACCGCCATACCCCGGAGATCGAGCAGATCATTCGCCGCGGTTCGGGGCAGGAGGTGAGCGTGATCTTCACGCCGCACCTGGTGCCGATGGATCGCGGCATTTTGACGACCACCTACTCCCGTCCGATCGGTAACGTGACGGAAGAACAATTGCTCAAGGCGTTCCGCGGCTTTTATGCCGACCAGCCGTTCGTCCGCATCGTCGATCATTTGCCCGGCTCGAAGGACACTACCGATACGAACTTCTGCGACATCACCGCGCGCGTAGTCCGCGGCCGCGTGCTGACGATCAGTTGCCTCGACAACCTCATCAAGGGGGCCTCCGGCGCGGCCGTGCAGAACTTCAATTTGATGTATGGTTATCCCGAGACGACGGCCCTGTTGTGA
- the argJ gene encoding bifunctional glutamate N-acetyltransferase/amino-acid acetyltransferase ArgJ has translation MSIQIPLGFRLGGVHCGLKRNTTRQDLSLVVSYHPAVAAGVYTQNLVFAAPVALDRSRTPGSGFRAVVINSGNANACTGERGLADAREMARLAAAACDATGEQALVMSTGIIGEYLPMEKIAAGIAIVADQLGTGEESLVAAARGMMTTDTVHKLAGRTLSLGGRTIRITGMAKGAAMIGPRMGTMLGLILSDAPLTAAAAQQSLSAVVDDTFNCISVEGHMSTNDTVLLVANGAAGGSPLAGSDLAAFQEELHAVAAELARSIPADGEGATHLVLIEVSGCATREAARQIAKTVADSALVKTAIAGADPNWGRIVSAAGYAGVAFDPLEVELNLNGFLLYRGGAPTPFDAAAVSASIRAERDTIITLRFSEGDARVRFWTTDLTAEYIRLNADYHT, from the coding sequence ATGTCGATCCAAATTCCATTAGGGTTCCGCCTGGGCGGTGTGCATTGCGGATTGAAGCGAAACACGACTCGGCAGGATTTGTCGCTCGTCGTTTCTTACCATCCGGCCGTGGCGGCGGGCGTGTACACGCAAAATCTAGTGTTCGCCGCACCGGTGGCGCTCGACCGTTCGCGAACTCCAGGCAGCGGCTTCCGCGCGGTGGTAATCAACTCCGGCAACGCCAATGCCTGCACGGGCGAGCGCGGGCTAGCGGATGCTCGGGAAATGGCCCGCCTGGCCGCTGCGGCTTGCGATGCGACGGGTGAGCAGGCGCTTGTGATGTCGACCGGCATCATCGGCGAGTACTTGCCGATGGAGAAGATCGCCGCAGGAATCGCAATCGTCGCCGATCAATTGGGGACCGGCGAGGAATCGCTCGTGGCGGCTGCCCGCGGGATGATGACCACCGACACGGTCCATAAACTCGCCGGCCGCACGCTTTCCCTCGGCGGGCGAACCATTCGGATCACGGGCATGGCCAAGGGGGCCGCAATGATCGGCCCGCGGATGGGCACGATGCTCGGTCTGATTCTGTCCGACGCCCCGCTCACCGCCGCAGCGGCCCAGCAATCGCTTTCCGCGGTCGTCGACGACACATTCAACTGCATCAGCGTCGAAGGGCACATGAGCACCAACGATACGGTGTTGCTCGTCGCCAACGGCGCGGCGGGCGGCTCACCGCTCGCGGGCTCCGATCTGGCCGCATTTCAGGAGGAATTGCACGCTGTGGCCGCAGAGCTGGCCCGATCGATTCCGGCCGACGGCGAAGGGGCGACGCATCTAGTGCTGATCGAAGTTAGCGGATGCGCCACGCGCGAAGCGGCCCGCCAGATCGCCAAGACGGTGGCCGATAGCGCTCTGGTCAAGACGGCCATCGCCGGGGCCGACCCGAATTGGGGCCGAATCGTTTCGGCCGCCGGTTATGCGGGCGTGGCCTTCGATCCGCTCGAAGTGGAACTCAATCTGAACGGCTTCTTGCTCTATCGCGGCGGCGCTCCGACCCCCTTCGACGCCGCCGCCGTCTCCGCCTCGATCCGCGCCGAGCGCGACACGATCATCACGTTGCGATTCTCCGAAGGCGATGCGCGCGTCCGCTTCTGGACGACCGATCTGACCGCCGAATACATTCGGCTTAACGCCGACTATCACACTTAG
- a CDS encoding SDR family oxidoreductase yields MRKVLVTGGAGFIGSHVVDALVRRGDQVRVLDNLSTGNLANLAEVRGRIEFIEADLNDAAAVARAVEGADCIFHEAALASVPRSVERPLETHAACVTGTLVLLDAARKAGVRRLVYAASSSAYGNQPAASKRESDLPMPISPYGAAKVAAEYYCQAFAAMEEIETVALRYFNVFGPRQDPNSEYSAVIPRFITLMLGDKRPTIFGDGNQSRDFTFVGDVVAGNLLAGDAPNVSGRVFNIATGHQVNLLELISALNRLLDTDVAPIFAPPRAGDVRESLADITLARQHLRYEPSVRFDEGLRRSIDYYCSLVKK; encoded by the coding sequence ATGCGCAAAGTCCTCGTCACTGGCGGCGCTGGGTTTATCGGGTCTCACGTGGTCGATGCGCTGGTGCGGCGCGGTGATCAGGTGCGCGTGCTCGATAATCTCAGCACCGGCAATCTGGCCAATCTGGCCGAGGTCCGCGGGCGGATCGAGTTCATCGAGGCCGATCTCAACGACGCCGCGGCGGTGGCTCGGGCAGTGGAAGGGGCGGATTGCATCTTTCACGAGGCCGCGCTCGCCTCCGTGCCGCGGAGCGTCGAACGGCCGCTCGAGACCCATGCCGCCTGTGTCACCGGCACGCTCGTGCTGCTCGATGCCGCGCGGAAAGCCGGGGTCCGGCGACTGGTCTACGCCGCTTCGAGCAGCGCTTATGGCAATCAGCCGGCCGCGTCGAAACGCGAGAGCGATCTGCCGATGCCGATTTCGCCATACGGGGCGGCCAAAGTAGCTGCGGAATATTATTGCCAGGCGTTCGCCGCGATGGAGGAGATTGAAACAGTTGCCCTGCGATACTTCAACGTCTTCGGTCCGCGGCAGGATCCGAACAGCGAATACTCGGCCGTTATCCCGCGGTTCATCACGCTGATGCTTGGCGACAAGCGGCCGACCATCTTCGGCGATGGCAATCAATCGCGAGACTTTACATTCGTCGGCGACGTCGTGGCCGGGAACCTGCTGGCCGGCGATGCGCCAAACGTCTCCGGCCGCGTCTTCAATATCGCCACCGGACACCAGGTGAATTTGCTTGAGCTGATCTCCGCGCTGAATCGGCTGCTCGATACCGACGTCGCGCCGATCTTTGCTCCACCCCGAGCTGGCGACGTCCGCGAAAGCCTGGCCGACATCACCCTGGCCCGCCAGCACCTCCGTTACGAGCCGAGCGTCCGCTTCGACGAGGGCCTGCGCCGCTCGATCGACTACTATTGCTCGCTCGTAAAAAAATGA
- a CDS encoding DUF1573 domain-containing protein, which translates to MRILIVVAVSIFLGLTLGLGATVFELGLRPDGSGRIELGPAHVAPTPPPPAIQGPPPKAVVEGGQLEFNFGKADKGTPQHHDFVIRNVGKGTLVLEKGETSCSCTVSEIEHPEVPPGGSTKVTIEWKGKAMGPFRNSAPVLTNDPDQRRIDLFIAGEIVSTYRVEPEKLVFTSISSKKSATQTARIYSFATTDLAVLRHEFSGASTAAWFDLAIEKMSADELKQEVGAKSGCILRLTIKPGLPAGPFAQTIRLQFNLPGDPEIELPVEGKVNSPIEVVGPNWEPERGILMLGEVRASDGAKADLFLLLREVAQDKVNLRLTGPTLEPLKVTIGKLEKLPPSAARIPLTIEVPRGARAVNHLGNDQGKLARVILDTGLPDAPQLQILVRYVVKE; encoded by the coding sequence ATGCGAATCTTGATTGTGGTTGCGGTCTCGATTTTCCTTGGCCTGACGCTTGGTCTTGGCGCGACGGTCTTCGAACTGGGGTTGCGTCCCGACGGGTCGGGCCGGATCGAACTCGGGCCAGCGCACGTCGCGCCGACGCCCCCTCCTCCAGCGATTCAAGGTCCGCCGCCCAAGGCCGTCGTCGAAGGAGGCCAACTCGAGTTCAATTTTGGCAAGGCGGACAAGGGGACGCCGCAGCATCACGATTTCGTGATCCGCAACGTGGGGAAAGGAACGCTTGTGCTCGAGAAGGGTGAAACGAGCTGCTCTTGCACTGTCTCTGAGATCGAGCATCCCGAGGTGCCGCCGGGCGGCTCCACGAAGGTGACGATCGAGTGGAAGGGCAAGGCGATGGGGCCCTTCCGCAATAGCGCTCCCGTGCTCACCAACGACCCAGATCAGCGACGAATCGATTTGTTCATTGCCGGTGAAATCGTCTCGACCTATCGCGTCGAACCGGAGAAGCTGGTGTTCACAAGCATTTCGTCGAAGAAATCGGCCACTCAAACCGCGCGAATCTACTCGTTCGCCACCACTGACCTCGCCGTGCTCCGGCACGAGTTCTCCGGCGCCAGCACCGCGGCTTGGTTCGACTTGGCGATCGAGAAGATGTCGGCGGATGAGCTAAAACAGGAAGTCGGGGCAAAGAGCGGCTGCATTCTACGGCTTACAATCAAACCTGGCTTGCCGGCCGGACCATTTGCGCAGACAATCCGCCTCCAATTCAATCTGCCCGGCGATCCGGAGATTGAATTGCCGGTTGAGGGAAAGGTGAATAGTCCGATTGAAGTCGTTGGTCCGAATTGGGAACCCGAGCGCGGGATCCTAATGCTCGGGGAGGTTCGCGCGAGCGACGGGGCCAAGGCCGACTTGTTCCTGCTGCTCCGCGAAGTGGCCCAGGACAAGGTGAATCTGAGGCTGACTGGGCCGACCCTTGAGCCGCTGAAAGTGACCATTGGAAAACTAGAGAAACTGCCTCCGTCGGCGGCGAGAATTCCGTTGACGATCGAGGTGCCGCGCGGCGCTCGGGCAGTGAATCATTTGGGAAATGACCAGGGTAAGCTGGCGCGCGTCATTCTCGACACCGGACTGCCGGACGCGCCGCAGTTACAAATCTTGGTTCGCTACGTTGTGAAAGAATGA
- a CDS encoding RNA polymerase sigma factor: METLQARLARGDQAAFAELYDTYADRLGHYLLVRLGSRDDAGDALQESFLRLARTRQGFAKVANLEAYVFTVARNESARFAASRARLERERKPLTADDLFCCAPSDAEARDIAEIVAAAMGQLSPELREVVELKTYAELTFQQISRVIGAPQGTVATRYRAALAKMQTWMARQPK, encoded by the coding sequence ATGGAAACGCTCCAGGCAAGATTGGCGCGAGGCGACCAGGCTGCCTTCGCCGAGTTGTACGACACCTACGCCGATCGCCTCGGTCATTACCTGCTCGTTCGCCTGGGCTCGCGAGACGACGCGGGCGATGCATTGCAGGAATCGTTCCTCCGTCTGGCTCGCACGCGACAGGGATTCGCCAAGGTTGCCAACCTGGAGGCTTATGTGTTCACCGTCGCCCGGAACGAGTCGGCGCGATTTGCGGCGAGCCGGGCGCGACTCGAGCGCGAGCGAAAGCCACTGACGGCAGATGACCTGTTCTGTTGCGCGCCGAGCGACGCCGAGGCCCGGGATATCGCGGAGATCGTCGCCGCGGCGATGGGGCAATTGAGTCCCGAGCTGCGGGAAGTCGTGGAACTAAAAACCTATGCCGAGTTGACGTTTCAACAAATCAGCCGCGTGATCGGGGCGCCGCAAGGGACTGTGGCCACCCGCTATCGCGCGGCCTTGGCAAAAATGCAAACCTGGATGGCGAGGCAACCGAAATGA